The following coding sequences are from one Eptesicus fuscus isolate TK198812 chromosome 7, DD_ASM_mEF_20220401, whole genome shotgun sequence window:
- the KRT78 gene encoding keratin, type II cytoskeletal 78 isoform X1, giving the protein MSLSPSRAQRGFGARSACSAGSRGRGRGSFSSRSLNSFGGCRGGSRGMAWGSGRRLGVQFGEGSGGPGLSLCPPGGIQEVTINQDLLTPLKIEIDPQFQVVRTQETQEIRTLNNQFASFIDKVRFLEQQNKVLETKWHLLQQLGVSDSPRGLESFFEDYLGRLRKWLEELQRQRGALDAELKSCQDQEEEYKAKYEQEAHKRATVENDFVVLKKDVDEVFLSKMELEGKLESLREYTCFLRRLYEEELGQLQTQANDMSVVLSMDNNRCLDFSDIIAEVRARYEEITQTSKAEAEMLYQTKYQELQASAQLHGDGMKEIKVQISQLQQAIQRLQRQIEDLKKQNANLEAAIAHAEQRGELALKDAQAKVAELEAALRTAKQDMARLLRQYQELMSTKLALDVEIATYRRLLEGEECRMSGEWTSQVTISMGGGSAILSGGTCGLGGGSSCSSVVTGGSNIILGSGQGPVMGSCSVSSSGSGSSCRTILKKTVESSLKTSITY; this is encoded by the exons ATGTCTCTTTCCCCCAGCAGGGCCCAGAGGGGCTTCGGTGCTCGCTCAGCCTGTTCTGCTGGCTCCAGGGGCCGAGGCAGGGGTAGCTTCAGCAGCAGGAGCCTCAATTCCTTCGGGGgatgccgaggaggttcccgtgGAATGGCCTGGGGGTCAGGGAGAAGGCTAGGGGTGCAatttggggaggggagtggtgggCCTGGGCTTTCCCTGTGCCCTCCAGGGGGCATCCAGGAAGTGACCATCAACCAGGATCTGCTGACCCCATTGAAGATTGAGATTGACCCCCAGTTCCAAGTGGTGAGGACTCAGGAGACCCAAGAGATCAGAACCCTCAACAACCAGTTTGCTTCCTTCATTGACAAG GTGCGGTTCCTAGAGCAGCAGAACAAGGTCCTGGAGACCAAGTGGCACTTGCTGCAGCAACTGGGGGTGAGTGACAGCCCTCGGGGCCTGGAGTCTTTCTTTGAGGACTATCTGGGCCGGCTCAGGAAGTGGCTGGAGGAGCTCCAGAGACAACGAGGGGCTCTGGACGCTGAGCTGAAGTCCTGCCAGGACCAGGAGGAGGAGTACAAGGCCAA GTATGAACAGGAGGCCCACAAGCGGGCCACGGTGGAGAATGACTTTGTGGTTCTCAAAAAG gatgtggATGAGGTTTTCCTGAGCAAGATGGAGTTGGAAGGCAAGCTGGAGTCCCTGAGAGAGTACACCTGCTTCTTGAGGCGTCTGTATGAAGAA GAGCTGGGCCAGCTGCAAACCCAGGCCAACGACATGTCCGTGGTGTTGTCCATGGATAACAACCGCTGCCTGGACTTCAGTGACATCATCGCCGAGGTCCGGGCCCGGTATGAGGAGATCACCCAGACCAGCAAGGCTGAGGCTGAGATGCTGTACCAGACCAag TACCAGGAGCTGCAGGCATCTGCCCAGCTCCATGGGGACGgcatgaaggaaataaaagttcAGATCTCTCAGCTGCAGCAGGCAATCCAGAGACTGCAGAGACAGATTGAGGACCTCAAGAAGCAG AATGCCAACCTGGAGGCTGCCATCGCACATGCCGAGCAGCGTGGGGAGCTGGCTCTCAAGGATGCTCAGGCCAAGGTGGCCGAGCTGGAGGCCGCTCTGAGAACCGCCAAGCAGGACATGGCCCGGCTGCTGCGACAGTACCAGGAGCTGATGAGCACCAAACTGGCCCTGGATGTGGAGATCGCCACCTACCGCAGGCTGCTGGAGGGCGAGGAGTGCAG GATGTCTGGGGAATGGACCAGCCAGGTCACCATCT CCATGGGGGGAGGCAGTGCCATCCTGTCTGGAGGAACTTGTGGACTCGGaggtgggtccagctgctccaGTGTTGTGACTGGAGGCTCCAACATCATCCTGGGCTCTGGACAGGGCCCTGTGATGGGGTCCTGCTCTGTGtccagctctggctctggctccagCTGCCGCACCATCCTGAAGAAGACTGTCGAATCAAGTCTCAAGACGTCCATCACATACTGA
- the KRT78 gene encoding keratin, type II cytoskeletal 78 isoform X2, producing MAWGSGRRLGVQFGEGSGGPGLSLCPPGGIQEVTINQDLLTPLKIEIDPQFQVVRTQETQEIRTLNNQFASFIDKVRFLEQQNKVLETKWHLLQQLGVSDSPRGLESFFEDYLGRLRKWLEELQRQRGALDAELKSCQDQEEEYKAKYEQEAHKRATVENDFVVLKKDVDEVFLSKMELEGKLESLREYTCFLRRLYEEELGQLQTQANDMSVVLSMDNNRCLDFSDIIAEVRARYEEITQTSKAEAEMLYQTKYQELQASAQLHGDGMKEIKVQISQLQQAIQRLQRQIEDLKKQNANLEAAIAHAEQRGELALKDAQAKVAELEAALRTAKQDMARLLRQYQELMSTKLALDVEIATYRRLLEGEECRMSGEWTSQVTISMGGGSAILSGGTCGLGGGSSCSSVVTGGSNIILGSGQGPVMGSCSVSSSGSGSSCRTILKKTVESSLKTSITY from the exons ATGGCCTGGGGGTCAGGGAGAAGGCTAGGGGTGCAatttggggaggggagtggtgggCCTGGGCTTTCCCTGTGCCCTCCAGGGGGCATCCAGGAAGTGACCATCAACCAGGATCTGCTGACCCCATTGAAGATTGAGATTGACCCCCAGTTCCAAGTGGTGAGGACTCAGGAGACCCAAGAGATCAGAACCCTCAACAACCAGTTTGCTTCCTTCATTGACAAG GTGCGGTTCCTAGAGCAGCAGAACAAGGTCCTGGAGACCAAGTGGCACTTGCTGCAGCAACTGGGGGTGAGTGACAGCCCTCGGGGCCTGGAGTCTTTCTTTGAGGACTATCTGGGCCGGCTCAGGAAGTGGCTGGAGGAGCTCCAGAGACAACGAGGGGCTCTGGACGCTGAGCTGAAGTCCTGCCAGGACCAGGAGGAGGAGTACAAGGCCAA GTATGAACAGGAGGCCCACAAGCGGGCCACGGTGGAGAATGACTTTGTGGTTCTCAAAAAG gatgtggATGAGGTTTTCCTGAGCAAGATGGAGTTGGAAGGCAAGCTGGAGTCCCTGAGAGAGTACACCTGCTTCTTGAGGCGTCTGTATGAAGAA GAGCTGGGCCAGCTGCAAACCCAGGCCAACGACATGTCCGTGGTGTTGTCCATGGATAACAACCGCTGCCTGGACTTCAGTGACATCATCGCCGAGGTCCGGGCCCGGTATGAGGAGATCACCCAGACCAGCAAGGCTGAGGCTGAGATGCTGTACCAGACCAag TACCAGGAGCTGCAGGCATCTGCCCAGCTCCATGGGGACGgcatgaaggaaataaaagttcAGATCTCTCAGCTGCAGCAGGCAATCCAGAGACTGCAGAGACAGATTGAGGACCTCAAGAAGCAG AATGCCAACCTGGAGGCTGCCATCGCACATGCCGAGCAGCGTGGGGAGCTGGCTCTCAAGGATGCTCAGGCCAAGGTGGCCGAGCTGGAGGCCGCTCTGAGAACCGCCAAGCAGGACATGGCCCGGCTGCTGCGACAGTACCAGGAGCTGATGAGCACCAAACTGGCCCTGGATGTGGAGATCGCCACCTACCGCAGGCTGCTGGAGGGCGAGGAGTGCAG GATGTCTGGGGAATGGACCAGCCAGGTCACCATCT CCATGGGGGGAGGCAGTGCCATCCTGTCTGGAGGAACTTGTGGACTCGGaggtgggtccagctgctccaGTGTTGTGACTGGAGGCTCCAACATCATCCTGGGCTCTGGACAGGGCCCTGTGATGGGGTCCTGCTCTGTGtccagctctggctctggctccagCTGCCGCACCATCCTGAAGAAGACTGTCGAATCAAGTCTCAAGACGTCCATCACATACTGA